The DNA window TGGAGGAACGCCACTGGAATGATATAACTCTTCCTCTACAGGTGTCAGTGATCTCAAAAACTGAATTTCTTTCAGAGGCCGAAAAGCTAAAAGAGAAGTTAAAAAATCTTATTTCAGAAAACTCGTTGTTCGATACTCTCCTGAACTGGGAGATGCGGACATCCGAGGCTGGCAGAAGTGCTGTCGCCATGTTGTACTCGCTGGCGCAGGACAACAATCAAAGCAAGTCCATTGAAGACAGGGCTGGTGAGCTGAGAAAAATCTTGGCTGCAATTGGTAATGAGGCAATCGGCTTGAAGAATGCCGCTGACACTCCTGCACTGGCGATGGAATGTGGGCTCATTCCTGTCCTTGAGGACCAAGTCAGGTCCATGTCCGGCGCTGCTCTTGATAATAAGTGGACTGATGCCGTTCCTGAAATAGGGACAAAGCAAAATATTGATGATGCAGTAAAGTCAAAGCTAAACACTTTTTATCATGTTGAAGAAGTACTGGAGGATTTTCCGAAAGACTGCAGAGGAGTCTTCGTATCCATTAATGGAAAATATCTGGAAACAGAGAAGAACACTGAAAAGTTTGAGAAGAGGATCGGTCGTTCAATTGAATGCCTGATTCATGAGGAGTTTCTCCGCCGGAAGGGAAAGGCGGAGGGACGCGCCCTGACAGAGAAGGCAAGAAATGAAACCATCCTCGGGTTTCTTGAGATCTCCGCAGCATGCGATTATGCTCAAAGGAAAACCAAGTTCCCCAGATATATTCTGGGTGCCTTGATTCCGGCGGAGTTTGAAGAGTTAACCTCTTTTACAACCAGTCAGGGTACCAAAAAAGACAGGGCGCATGATGGGGTGTACAGGCTTCCGCGAATTGAAGTCAAGGGTAAGACCTATATCGTGAAATTCAGTTTCAAATATCAGTTAGGTGCCCAGCCTGATGACAATCAGTGGTTCGGGGGCAGCCTGTTCCGGGTGAGAGACCAGATTCTTTCAGCTATAATCTTTAACTGTTCACAATATGCGTCAAGGCCGGGGGTAATAAGTTTTCTATAGAGGCGGGCATTTATGTCTGATGTGCTGACTCCCGAACAACGTTCTTATTGCATGTCACAGATCAAAGGTAAGAATACCAAATCAGAAGTGGCTCTCCGGAAAGCCCTGTGGAGTCTTGGTTACAGATACAGGATCAGAAACCGACTGCCGGGAAGGCCAGATTTGGTTTTCAAATCATTCAGAACAGTGATTTTTATAGATGGTTGTTTTTGGCACAAATGCTCCGATCATTTTGTGCAGCCAAAGACTCGAACAGAGTTTTGGATGAATAAAATAAATGGCAATGTTGCTCGGGATCATAGTAATAATGAAGCACTCAAGTCAGAGGGTTGGCAGGTTATTCGCATTTGGGAGCATGAAATCAAAGCGTCTCTGGAGGACAGCGTCGCCCGAGTGGTCGAGGTTCTGGAGGAGCAAAGAAATGTGCTTTACCTTAAAGACTGTTGAGCCATTTGGTAATCAGGCTCAGGGAACCAACACGGTTTTTCAGGGTGCTGACAATATCTTCACCGGAGATGATCACCACCGGATGCTTGTCTTCCTTCAGCTCAGTGTAAGCTTGAGAGGAAAGAGTAGGAGGTTGTTACAAGTATCCCAAACTGCCTGTGTCGCAGTCTTGATAAAAGTCTGGAGAGCTCTTTGACTCCAACACCTTTTCCCTTAGGATCGTAGCATTTGGCTTCCAATGCAAATTCCACCTCAATGGCGCTTCGACCTGTCCCTATCCGGTACGCATCGACAGCATCCCGCCCACCGTCACGCCATGGCCGGGTGATATCACACTGGCCAATATCTGGCATGAATAGTCGGGCAATCTCCACTGCTGCTGTTTCGAATGCAAACGGATCATTACGGTATTGGTTGTGTACCAGGGACAGGATTTTATGGTCTTCAGTGGAATGGGGAAGTTGCTGTTCTTTGCTGCGTATGTCGATACTGTGTGGCGCATACAGTGGTGAGTATTTTCGTCCTGAGAGCCATTCAAGCCAGGGTTTGGGCGCATAGAGAGATGATACTGCATTTCCATTTTTTACATCATTTAGCCATTGCCGGGTGATGACTACTGGAACGTTGAGTATGGTGAAGATCGATTTGTAGTTCTGGAATCTGACGTTGTTGGGGCTTTTCGTCCGCCAGATGGCAACCAAGTCGTCGTCCGGGCCCAGGGTTTGCGCACCCGGGACGGCCAGTCCAAGAAAACGCAGATCACGATATTGTCCGGTTCCTCCAAAAAGCAGGATAACAGGGAAGTGGTCGAAAGAGATCGAAGAGTGGCGGGCCTCGAAGAGATTGCAGAGAATCTGATTTCCCTGCCTTGGGGTGTCGTGAATACTGCGGACAGTCTTGTTATCCCCATAATACGTGAAAAGACCATTTTCAATATCCAGGTGGTCTGGCCAGTCGGGGTCATTGAAGTTGGATTTCAGCGCCAACAGTTTCAATGTATCTATGCCAGGTCGTTTCCCCAAATGCCTGAAGCCTGCTCCATTGTCCACGCCGAGTAGTCGTGGCAGGGGATCATCTGACGCATTTCCTTTTCGCGAGTCACCATATATGTGGTCTACAATAAGGTCCATCTCGGCCAGATTCATTCAGGAAGCCAGCCCCATTTCTTTGCTTTCGATCAGAATGATTTTCTTGAAGATCATTTCCATGACTGGTGAGCAGACGCCGTTTCCACATAGCTTGATCTTGTCCCGGCGATTGCCGTGTGGGAGTTCGTGTTTGGAGCCCACACCCATGGCTTTCAGCAATTCAGGTGGCTGCAGCATTCGCAGATAGGGGGTATTATCCTTCCAGGTTACAAGGCCGAATCGATCCAGCGTGGTTACGGTACGTAGAGGGATATCGAGTGACTGCCAGCCGCCCCCATAATCAGAACCATAATAAACAATAATGAAGTCTTTTTTCCGGCCAAGTTTCTTGATAGCTCTTTCGGCCCGCTCAATGGTGGCCTGGGCTCTGTTTTCAGCATATAGGGGACGGCTCTTGTACTTTCCTGACCAGTCGATGACGGAGTGGGCCGGCTTGACCTCTCTTTTATGCAGTGAGATTAAATGCTCCCGTGAAATAACTGAACCCTGGCGGTCACATATCAGGAACATCCGTTTGCGGGACTGTGGTACACCAAAGTCCGCTGCGTTCAGGAAGAGATCGTTTACTGTATAGCCGTACGACTCGATGGTACTGACCAGCTCATTGTGGCGGCCCCACTTCTTCATGCGGTTGACGTTTTCCACGATCAGCCAGCGCGGTTCCATCGCCTCAATCCAGGGGATGATGCCAATAGCTGTTTCTTTACTCTGTTCACAGCCAGGTTTGGCTCCCCGTGCAATTGAATGGGAAGTGCATTCCGGGGAGGTCAACAGCACATCAGGGCGATGTTTACCGGCGAAGCCTCTGGGATCAATCTGTTCTATGGGTGAGCACAGAACTTCAGCAGAGGGGAAGTTGCTCTTGTAGGTGGTTGTGGCGATATCCCAGGCGTCCACTGCCAGAATGGGGCGGGCGCCAGCAGTCACGGCTCCCCGTGCACCGAGCCCGCCCCCACAGAATAAGTCCACAAAAGTAATCATATATCGTTGTTTTGTCTTCCATCGAATCAGTGGGTAATAGTACCAGGTTAATAGGCGGTTCGTCTCATTTATCCACCCAAATCAAGCGCTCCGGCGTACCGCCGTCGGGCTCGCGGGCTGCGCCTCGTGTCGAATCGCGGCCATCCGGCTTCGATCCCTGACGTCTCCGGCCCTTGAGAGCCTGTGCGCCCTGCTTGCTAATCTAAGGAGGTGACAGGTGGGGTGGGGCGGTCTTGCTGTTCCCTTCACCGTACCACGGCGTTCTCGCCGTCAAGGGCTGCGCGCGCCTTGCACGCTTGCGGCTGCGGCCGTCTTTGACCCCTGACAGCTTGCGCTACACCGTGCTGGCGCCGGTTTCGGGCAATTCCGCCCAAGCAACCGGAGCACGATCATGTCGCAGCTTTCCCTCTCTCTCATTTCCTCGCTGCTGGTGCGTGACGCACATGGCGGCTATCAGCCGGCAACAGCCGATCAGATCCTGGAGGCGGCGCGTCAAGTCATCGACCAGAAGACCCAGCGGGGTGCCTCCTTCACATCACCGACGGTCGTCAAGGAGTACCTGCGCGCCAAGCTGGGAGGCTTCGAGCATGAAGTCTTCGCCGTGCTGTTCCTGGACGCGCAGCATCGCTTGATCCACTACGCCGAGATGTTCCATGGTGACGGAGCGTCTTCCGAGGGCTATCGCCAGGTATCGATGAAAGTGACGTAACTTTTTGATCTTAAAAAAATAAGTTGCGTTTTCTATCGGTGGCTATCGCCGGCCAGCAGAACGGGTCGGCGACAGAACTGACGGTAAGCCCTCGGAGGTCGGATCCAGACCTTCCTGTTTACTATTGAGACCGAACCGGTCTTTGACGGTAAAAAACTCCTGAGGAAAGCTTGTTTTATGCGGCTTTCCGAGCATCAACGGGTCTCCAGGTCCCTGACGGTAAAAGCCGTCACGAACAGGAGGAACACCCTCGATGCTCACCGACACTGCACTGCGCAATCTCAAGCCTAAGTCCAAGCTCTACAAGGTTTTTGACCGCGATGGCATGTACGTGGCGGTATCGCCCGTTGGTACCATTACCTTCCGCTACGACTACCGTCTCAACGGGCGCCGCGAGACGCTGACGCTCGGACGGTATGGGCCAGCGGGCATGTCGCTGGCCATGGCGCGAGAGCGACTGCTCGACGCCAAGCGCTCGGTCGATCAGGGCATTTCCCCGGCGCTGGAGAAGCAGCGGGCCAAGCGGCGGCTGACGGCCGCCAAGACCTTCGGCCAGATGACGGAACGCTGGCTGGCCGATGCCCGCATGGCCGACAGCACCCGGTCGATGCGCAAGCACATCATCGACCGCGACATCCTGCCGGTCTTCCAGAATCGAAAGCTGAAGGAAGTCACCCCCGACGACCTGCGGGCGTTGTGCAACAAGGTAAAGGCGCGCGGCGCACCGGCCACGGCCATCCACATCCGCGACATCGTCAAGCAGGTCTATGCCTTCGCCATCCTGCATGGCGAACGGCTCGCCAACCCGGCCGACGATGTGAAGGCGGCCTCGATCGCGACCTTCGTTCCCAAGGATCGGGCGCTCTCGCCGGCGGAGATCCGGCTGGCCTTCCACCAGCTGGAGACCATTGCGTCTTATCCGACCATCCGGTTGGCCTTGCGCTTGATCCTGCTCACGATGGTGCGCAAAAGCGAACTGGTCGAGGCCACCTGGAACGAGGTGGATTTCGAGAACGCCACCTGGACGATCCCTAAGGCGCGGATGAAGGGGCGCAAGCCGCATGTGGTCTACCTGTCGCGGCAGGCGATGGACATCTTCGTGGCCCTGCACACCTGCGCGGCAGGCTCACGGTTCGTGCTGCCGTCGCGCTACGACGCCGACAGGTGCATGTCACATGCAACGCTCAACCGTGTGACCCAGCTTATTGCCTCTCGCGCGAAGGAAGCCGGGTTGCCGCTGGAGCCATTCACGGTGCACGACCTGCGGCGCACCGCGTCCACGCTGCTCAACGAGGTGGGCTTCAACGGGGACTGGATCGAGAAGTGCTTGGCGCACGAAGAGGGCAGCAGGTCTTCGCGCTCGGTCTATAACAAGGCCGAGTACGCCGGGCCGCGGCGTCACATGCTCCAGGAGTGGGCCGATATGGTGGAGGCATGGATCGATGGGCGCACGCATATGCCGAAGCTGGTGCCAGAGAACGTGACCGTGCCGGTTCTGAGTCCTGCGCTCTGATGTTTTTAAGCTGTGATTTGGGGACATGTTGAGGTGCTCATGTCGTCAAGAACGACATGAGCACCCTACGTGTCGCTATTCCAATGAAATAAGAACATGATTCGTTGACGTGTCGCCAGCAGCGACATAAGCTGAGAACGTGTCGTCAAAATGGTATTTTTACATCATGAATGATAATGCACTTGCCTGGCATCCAGAGCAGCCTCACAACCAGCTGCCAGGGCTACCCCCGGCGCAGGAACTGGAGACCCGGCCCGTGCTCAAGGCCTGTATCGAGGCGCGTGCCGCGTTGGCCGAACTCAAGCAGGCGGCAGAGTTGATTCCCAATCAGGCGATGCTGATCAATACCATTCCGTTGCTGGAGGCCAAGGACAGCTCGGAAATCGAGAACATCGTCACCACCACCGACCAACTGTTCCAGTACGCGCAAGGCCACGACAACGCCGATCCTGCCACCAAGGAGGCGCTGCGTTACCGCACCGCGCTGCACCAAGGCTTTCAATCGCTCAAGGCGCGACCGTTGTGTACCGCCACCGCCGTGGATGTCTGCCGCACCCTCAAGGGGGTGGACATGGACATTCGCCGCACCCCGGGCACGCAACTCGCCAACGACCGCACGGGGGAGGTGGTCTACACCCCGCCCGAAGGCGAGGCCCGCTTGCGTGACATGCTGGCCAACTGGGAGCGCTTCCTACACAACCAGGTTGACCTGGACCCGCTGATCCGCATGGCCGTGGGCCACTACCAGTTCGAGGCCATTCACCCATTCACCGACGGCAACGGCCGTACCGGCCGCGTGCTCAATATCCTCTACCTTATCCAGGAAGAGCTGCTGAATCTGCCGATCCTGTATCTCAGTCGCCATGTGATTGGCCACAAGGCCGACTACTACCGCCTGCTGCTCAGTGTGACGCGAGATGGCGCCTGGGAACCCTGGCTGCTGTTCATGCTGCAGGCCGTCGCCGATACGTCCAAATGGACCACAGGGAAGATCGCGGCCATTCGCGGGCTGGCCGAACACACCACCGAGTACGTGCGCACACGCCTGCCCAAGATCTACACCCGCGAATTGGTGGATGTCATCTTTGAACAGCCCTATTGCCGCATCGGCAACCTGGTGGAAAAAGGGATTGCCCAACGCCAGGCCGCCTCGCGCTACCTGCACGACTTGGCCAGCCTGGGTGTGCTGCGCGAAATGCAGGTTGGCAAGGAAAAGCTCTTCATACACCCCAAGCTGATGCAATTGATCAGCCGCGACAACAACGACTTCCAGCCTTACGCCTGAAGTGCCGGGAATGGCTTCGGACGGGTAGCCTCGGGTTTGCATTTTTCAATAAAAGATCACTCTGGATGATCTTTTTTTATGTATTTTCAAACTCATGGCCCTTGGCGGAGGTTTATAAAACTGATATTTTGAACACTATGAATGCTCAAAATTCAGGAAAGTTGAACCGTTTGTTGGCAGAACTGGGCGATACCCGCCTGGTGTCCAGCCGCTGGCTGCGCGCGCATGATTACTCCAACAGCCTGGTCGCGCGCTATGTCGGCAGCGGCTGGCTGGTGTCGCCGGCGCGTGGCGTGTATATGCGCGCGGGCGGGCGGCTGCAATGGGATGGGGTGGTCCGCAGCCTGCAGGTTGGGGAGGGCATGCCACTGCATGTCGGTGGGCGATTCGCACTGGCCTTGCAAGGGCACGAGCACTACTTGCGTCTGGGCGATGCCGGAACGATCACGCTTTACGGACCGGTGCCGCCGCCGGGCTGGGTCGGCAAATTGTCGATGGAGCAGCGCTTCGAGTACCAAGGCAAGGGGCCGTTCGACCTACTGGCCGTGCCCGTCACGGCGGAAGTCTCCGAAAAGGCGCTGTCCGGGGTGGGTTTGGCCCTTCACTCCGCTGCGCCTGGCGTCGATGCCCTGGTGTGCTCGACGCCTGAGCGGGCCATGCTGGAGCTGTGCGATGGCGTATCGGATGCGGCGGGGGTCTACGAGGCCGATGCGCTGATGCAGGCCATGACCACGCTGCGCCCGCAGCGGATCGGCCTGCTGCTGCGTCACTGCCGCAGCATCAAGGCCAAGCGGCTGTTCCTGGCCCTGGCCGATCGCCATCGGCATGCATGGCTGGCGCATGTGCCGTTGGATGGCGTTGATCTGGGCCGGGGCAAGCGGGCGCTGGTCCCCGGTGGGCGCCTGCATCCGACCTACCAGATCACCTTGCCGGGAGACCTCGATGAGCACTTGGCTTGATCGATGGGATCGGCGCTATACCGACCGGGTGCGGCTGCTGGTGGAGATCCTGCCGGTGCTGGCCCAGGAGCTGCGCTTCGCGCTCAAGGGCGGCACCGCCATCAACCTGTTCGAGCAGGACCTGCCGCGCCTGTCGGTGGACATCGACCTGGCCTGGCTGCCGGTGCACGACTATGCCGAGGATGCGAAGCTGATCGCCGAAGCACTCGGACGACTGGCCGACGCGATGCGCGCCCGGCCTTTGCAATTGCAGGTGCAAGCTTCAGCGGGCGAAGGCGGGGCGGTCACCCGGCTGGTGGTCAGTCGCCGCCGCGCGCGTGTGCAGATCGAGACGACGCCGGTGATGCGCGGGACGGTCCATCCAGTGCGGACCATGGTCGTGCGGCCACGGGGGGAGGAGGCGTTCGGCTTCGCCGAAGTGCAGGTGCTGGACTTCGCCGATCTGTATGCCGGCAAGCTGGCGGCGGCAATGTCGCGGCAGCATCCGCGCGATCTGTTCGACGTGGGTCTGCTGCTGGAGGATGAGCGGGCGGATGCGCACCTTTGGCGGACCTTTCTCGTGTACCTGACATGCAGTCCTAAGCCAGCATGGGAAATGCTGGCGCCGCGTGTACCTGCGGATTTCGAGGCCACCTTCGAAGCTCACTTCACGGGCATGACGGCTGAGCCCATTGAAGCGACGGCCTTGTTGAAGAGCCGCGAGCGTCTGTTGGCACGAGTGGCGCATTGGCTGGACGAGCCGTCACGCGCCTTTCTGCAATCGGTCGAGGATGAGCAGCCGGATTTCGGATTAATCGGCCTTGCCCATGCGGCTGATCTGCCCGGTGTGCGGCGCAAGCTGCACAACCTAGCGCAGCGCACGGCGGCCAAACGCGCTGCGGATCGTGGGCAGTTGGCGGACGTGCTGGCGCGCATCAAGGCGCGCTGACGCAGCGGGTAATACAAAGGCGATGGGGTGATCGCGATGGTTCACGATTTCACACTGGTCTATGCGCTGAATCCTGGGCTGGATTCGCAGGATGAGGTCCTGCGCCGGCTGGCCGGCAGCGACTGTGCCGACGCCACGGTGGGCTGGGGTCGGCCTGGGCACGTCGCGCTGGCCTTCAGCCGGGAGGCACGAGACCGAGATGTGGCGGTCACGTTTGCTGCGGCTCAGATGGCACAGGTGCTGCCCGGGAACTGGTCAGGGTGGATGTCGGGTAGTCGCCGTGGACGCTAGACGGCGATTTCATCGAACAGGGCGATGCCGACGCAGCCTCACGTCCGGGCCGGGCGATATGTCGGTCTCTGATGATCGCGAGGCTGGCTTGCGGCCTTCTATCCAGGCTTCGACTTCTTCCAGATCCCAGACCACGCAGCGCGGCGTCAGCCGGAAGCGCCGGGGAAACTCGCCGCGCTGCTCCATTTCGTAGATGGTGGTCTCCGCCAAGGGCACGATCTGGTGCAGCTCACGTCGGCGGATCGTGCGGCGAAAGGGGAGCGGCGAGCCCTTCGGGAACTGCGGAAGCTCGGCGTACTGCTCGGTGCCGGGGCGGGGAAGGGAAGCAGTGGGTTGTGCAGAGGTCCTGAGCGGTTCTGAGTCGGCAGCCATCGTCCAGATTCCATGGAGTTCGCAATGAACGTCATGGTGGCTATTGCCAGCGATCACGACAACTTGCTGCAGCAAGGCCGGGCGTAGGAAAGGAACATCCCGGCGTTCC is part of the Halotalea alkalilenta genome and encodes:
- a CDS encoding very short patch repair endonuclease is translated as MSDVLTPEQRSYCMSQIKGKNTKSEVALRKALWSLGYRYRIRNRLPGRPDLVFKSFRTVIFIDGCFWHKCSDHFVQPKTRTEFWMNKINGNVARDHSNNEALKSEGWQVIRIWEHEIKASLEDSVARVVEVLEEQRNVLYLKDC
- a CDS encoding restriction endonuclease, producing the protein MNLAEMDLIVDHIYGDSRKGNASDDPLPRLLGVDNGAGFRHLGKRPGIDTLKLLALKSNFNDPDWPDHLDIENGLFTYYGDNKTVRSIHDTPRQGNQILCNLFEARHSSISFDHFPVILLFGGTGQYRDLRFLGLAVPGAQTLGPDDDLVAIWRTKSPNNVRFQNYKSIFTILNVPVVITRQWLNDVKNGNAVSSLYAPKPWLEWLSGRKYSPLYAPHSIDIRSKEQQLPHSTEDHKILSLVHNQYRNDPFAFETAAVEIARLFMPDIGQCDITRPWRDGGRDAVDAYRIGTGRSAIEVEFALEAKCYDPKGKGVGVKELSRLLSRLRHRQFGILVTTSYSFLSSLH
- a CDS encoding DNA cytosine methyltransferase, coding for MITFVDLFCGGGLGARGAVTAGARPILAVDAWDIATTTYKSNFPSAEVLCSPIEQIDPRGFAGKHRPDVLLTSPECTSHSIARGAKPGCEQSKETAIGIIPWIEAMEPRWLIVENVNRMKKWGRHNELVSTIESYGYTVNDLFLNAADFGVPQSRKRMFLICDRQGSVISREHLISLHKREVKPAHSVIDWSGKYKSRPLYAENRAQATIERAERAIKKLGRKKDFIIVYYGSDYGGGWQSLDIPLRTVTTLDRFGLVTWKDNTPYLRMLQPPELLKAMGVGSKHELPHGNRRDKIKLCGNGVCSPVMEMIFKKIILIESKEMGLAS
- a CDS encoding JAB domain-containing protein, translating into MSQLSLSLISSLLVRDAHGGYQPATADQILEAARQVIDQKTQRGASFTSPTVVKEYLRAKLGGFEHEVFAVLFLDAQHRLIHYAEMFHGDGASSEGYRQVSMKVT
- a CDS encoding tyrosine-type recombinase/integrase, which translates into the protein MLTDTALRNLKPKSKLYKVFDRDGMYVAVSPVGTITFRYDYRLNGRRETLTLGRYGPAGMSLAMARERLLDAKRSVDQGISPALEKQRAKRRLTAAKTFGQMTERWLADARMADSTRSMRKHIIDRDILPVFQNRKLKEVTPDDLRALCNKVKARGAPATAIHIRDIVKQVYAFAILHGERLANPADDVKAASIATFVPKDRALSPAEIRLAFHQLETIASYPTIRLALRLILLTMVRKSELVEATWNEVDFENATWTIPKARMKGRKPHVVYLSRQAMDIFVALHTCAAGSRFVLPSRYDADRCMSHATLNRVTQLIASRAKEAGLPLEPFTVHDLRRTASTLLNEVGFNGDWIEKCLAHEEGSRSSRSVYNKAEYAGPRRHMLQEWADMVEAWIDGRTHMPKLVPENVTVPVLSPAL
- the fic gene encoding protein adenylyltransferase Fic, whose amino-acid sequence is MNDNALAWHPEQPHNQLPGLPPAQELETRPVLKACIEARAALAELKQAAELIPNQAMLINTIPLLEAKDSSEIENIVTTTDQLFQYAQGHDNADPATKEALRYRTALHQGFQSLKARPLCTATAVDVCRTLKGVDMDIRRTPGTQLANDRTGEVVYTPPEGEARLRDMLANWERFLHNQVDLDPLIRMAVGHYQFEAIHPFTDGNGRTGRVLNILYLIQEELLNLPILYLSRHVIGHKADYYRLLLSVTRDGAWEPWLLFMLQAVADTSKWTTGKIAAIRGLAEHTTEYVRTRLPKIYTRELVDVIFEQPYCRIGNLVEKGIAQRQAASRYLHDLASLGVLREMQVGKEKLFIHPKLMQLISRDNNDFQPYA
- a CDS encoding type IV toxin-antitoxin system AbiEi family antitoxin domain-containing protein, encoding MIFFYVFSNSWPLAEVYKTDILNTMNAQNSGKLNRLLAELGDTRLVSSRWLRAHDYSNSLVARYVGSGWLVSPARGVYMRAGGRLQWDGVVRSLQVGEGMPLHVGGRFALALQGHEHYLRLGDAGTITLYGPVPPPGWVGKLSMEQRFEYQGKGPFDLLAVPVTAEVSEKALSGVGLALHSAAPGVDALVCSTPERAMLELCDGVSDAAGVYEADALMQAMTTLRPQRIGLLLRHCRSIKAKRLFLALADRHRHAWLAHVPLDGVDLGRGKRALVPGGRLHPTYQITLPGDLDEHLA
- a CDS encoding nucleotidyl transferase AbiEii/AbiGii toxin family protein, whose protein sequence is MSTWLDRWDRRYTDRVRLLVEILPVLAQELRFALKGGTAINLFEQDLPRLSVDIDLAWLPVHDYAEDAKLIAEALGRLADAMRARPLQLQVQASAGEGGAVTRLVVSRRRARVQIETTPVMRGTVHPVRTMVVRPRGEEAFGFAEVQVLDFADLYAGKLAAAMSRQHPRDLFDVGLLLEDERADAHLWRTFLVYLTCSPKPAWEMLAPRVPADFEATFEAHFTGMTAEPIEATALLKSRERLLARVAHWLDEPSRAFLQSVEDEQPDFGLIGLAHAADLPGVRRKLHNLAQRTAAKRAADRGQLADVLARIKAR
- a CDS encoding helix-turn-helix transcriptional regulator is translated as MAADSEPLRTSAQPTASLPRPGTEQYAELPQFPKGSPLPFRRTIRRRELHQIVPLAETTIYEMEQRGEFPRRFRLTPRCVVWDLEEVEAWIEGRKPASRSSETDISPGPDVRLRRHRPVR